Below is a window of Myroides profundi DNA.
CAGATAGCATGTACTTTAGTCACATACTCTGCCGTAGCCATTAAGTAAGGCATTGGTCCAAAGGGATTTCCTTTAAAGTCCATATCTAGTCCAGCTACGATCACTCTGATACCTGAGTTAGCAAGGTCATTACATACCCTTACGATCTCTTCATCGAAGAATTGGGCTTCATCTATTCCTACCACATCACATCCATCAGCTAATAATCTGATATGTGCTGCAGAAGGTACAGGCGTAGACCTAATCTCATTAGAATCATGAGATACGACGAACTCATCATGATATCTAGTATCGATAGCAGGTTTAAAAATTTCGACTTTTTGTTTGGCAAATTTGGCTCTTTTCAGTCTGCGAATCAGTTCTTCAGTCTTACCAGAGAACATAGAACCACAGATAACTTCGATCCAACCAAATTGTTCTTTGTTATTAACGGGATTTTCGAGAAACATTTTGTAAATTTCAAGCTGAAACCAGCGGTTTTTTCTGTTATTTTTGTATGGAGCAAATTTATCAAAAAAAGCTCGTCAATTTACTAATGCAAAATAAAAGTTATGAAGAAAGTCTTAGAAGGAGAGTTGTTAAGTCTGGCTCATCGTGTATTACAATTGAAAGACAAGGAAGTAGATAGTTTATATAGAGAAGCTAAAGAATTATATGAGAAGCTTACCATCTTAAAATTCTATCAAGATCATTTTGAAGCAGGGTTAATGAAAGAAGTTTCTCCTGAGCAATTGGACGATGCGCTAAAAGCAATGGCTATTAATGATTCGAATTCAAATACTGTGGATGAGGTAGTACGTCACCAGATGCCTATAGATCTAG
It encodes the following:
- a CDS encoding thymidine kinase encodes the protein MFLENPVNNKEQFGWIEVICGSMFSGKTEELIRRLKRAKFAKQKVEIFKPAIDTRYHDEFVVSHDSNEIRSTPVPSAAHIRLLADGCDVVGIDEAQFFDEEIVRVCNDLANSGIRVIVAGLDMDFKGNPFGPMPYLMATAEYVTKVHAICTRSGNLANYSFRKAASEDIVMLGETQEYEPLSRAAYFNALRGVDISKSEKQNTIPPEQIE